In a genomic window of Streptomyces roseoviridis:
- a CDS encoding SCO4848 family membrane protein: MKLSRPVSWFLLAFGVWSWFIWITFIKNLWNDASGLAFDDAGDPTAYFWVHLLLAITSFVLGTVVGVIGLRGVRALRRERG; encoded by the coding sequence ATGAAGCTCAGTCGGCCCGTCTCCTGGTTCCTGCTCGCGTTCGGGGTGTGGAGCTGGTTCATCTGGATCACTTTCATCAAGAACCTCTGGAACGACGCGAGCGGTCTCGCCTTCGACGACGCGGGCGATCCGACGGCCTACTTCTGGGTTCACCTGCTGCTGGCCATCACGTCCTTTGTTCTGGGGACGGTCGTCGGGGTGATCGGGTTGCGTGGCGTGCGCGCACTTCGGCGCGAGCGCGGATAG
- a CDS encoding D-alanyl-D-alanine carboxypeptidase produces the protein MSASKKTAKTALTVTAAALLPLLAVSPAHADGKDKQPKPPSGMSSVGGRLLSLPGTQVRLGPGAPVLPKELSARSWIVADAESGQVLAAHNAHWKLAPASTLKMLFADTLLPKFPRTQNYTVKPEDLAGVGAGSSLVGIKEKQTYSVHDLWLGVFLRSGNDAVHVLTAMNNGKEQTVRDMQARADELQALDTVVKSPDGYDEPHQVSSAYDLTLIARSGMQNPDFREYAATPRAAFPGELKPGKKRETFEIQNTNRLLTGDLGVPAYQGIAGVKNGNTTHAGATFTGVAERNGRVLLVTVMNPSSKEQHAVYKETARLLDWGFAAAGKVTPVGELVPPRSVRTTPAADSGTDGGSTPAPGENAPAGTDQAAVAQEKSGGAGIALAVAGGMLVLIAGAVFLVNRRWPQAATGRTAPPVDESVNP, from the coding sequence GTGTCCGCTTCGAAAAAGACCGCGAAGACCGCATTGACGGTCACCGCCGCCGCGCTGCTCCCCCTCCTCGCCGTGTCCCCCGCCCATGCGGACGGCAAGGACAAGCAGCCCAAGCCGCCCTCCGGCATGTCGTCCGTCGGCGGCAGGCTGCTCAGCCTCCCCGGCACCCAGGTGCGGCTCGGCCCGGGCGCCCCGGTGCTGCCCAAGGAGCTCAGCGCGCGCTCCTGGATCGTCGCGGACGCGGAGAGCGGCCAGGTCCTCGCCGCGCACAACGCGCACTGGAAGCTCGCCCCGGCCTCCACGCTGAAGATGCTGTTCGCGGACACCCTGCTGCCGAAGTTCCCCCGGACGCAGAACTACACCGTCAAGCCCGAGGACCTGGCCGGCGTCGGCGCCGGGTCCAGCCTGGTCGGCATCAAGGAGAAGCAGACCTACAGCGTCCACGACCTGTGGCTGGGCGTCTTCCTGCGCTCGGGCAACGACGCCGTGCACGTCCTGACCGCGATGAACAACGGCAAGGAGCAGACCGTCCGGGACATGCAGGCGCGCGCGGACGAGCTCCAGGCCCTGGACACCGTCGTGAAGTCCCCGGACGGCTACGACGAGCCGCACCAGGTCTCCTCCGCGTACGACCTCACCCTCATCGCCCGCAGCGGCATGCAGAACCCGGACTTCCGCGAGTACGCCGCGACGCCGCGCGCCGCGTTCCCCGGTGAGCTCAAGCCCGGCAAGAAGCGCGAGACCTTCGAGATCCAGAACACCAACCGGCTGCTCACGGGCGACCTCGGCGTCCCCGCGTACCAGGGCATCGCCGGCGTCAAGAACGGCAACACCACGCACGCCGGGGCGACCTTCACGGGCGTCGCCGAGCGCAACGGCCGGGTGCTGCTCGTCACCGTCATGAACCCCTCGTCGAAGGAGCAGCACGCCGTCTACAAGGAGACCGCGCGGCTGCTCGACTGGGGCTTCGCGGCGGCCGGCAAGGTGACGCCGGTGGGCGAGCTGGTGCCGCCGAGGTCGGTGCGTACGACGCCGGCCGCGGACTCGGGGACGGACGGCGGTTCGACGCCCGCGCCCGGCGAGAACGCGCCGGCCGGCACCGACCAGGCGGCCGTGGCGCAGGAGAAGTCGGGCGGCGCGGGCATCGCGCTCGCCGTGGCGGGCGGCATGCTCGTCCTGATCGCGGGCGCCGTCTTCCTGGTCAACCGGCGCTGGCCGCAGGCGGCTACGGGCCGGACGGCCCCTCCGGTCGACGAGAGCGTGAATCCCTGA
- a CDS encoding YihY/virulence factor BrkB family protein — MDWLTKLPVVGPWAARLMKTHAWRSYETLDQVHWTRLAAALTFISFLSLFPLITVAAAIGAALLSAEQLDRIEAKIADQVPGISEQLDIGGLVDNAGTVGLVAGAVLLFTGIGWVGSMRECLRAVWGLDDADEDNPVLRKGKDAVVLLGLGGVMLGSLAASWLGSTAVGWSAERVGVSHEGAGGILLEAAAVLVAVVADFLILSYVLTLLPGVEPQRRDLVIAALLGAVGFELLKLLLGGYMKGVAAKSMYGAFGVPVALLLWINFMAKLLLFCAAWTATGARARSDGGAPAADAEAGAPAAGDRDAGDGDAGGAPDAGDPDVRDSRSRRPEGPSGP, encoded by the coding sequence ATGGACTGGCTGACCAAGCTCCCCGTCGTCGGCCCCTGGGCGGCCCGCCTGATGAAGACCCACGCCTGGCGCTCGTACGAGACCCTCGACCAGGTCCACTGGACCCGGCTCGCCGCCGCCCTCACCTTCATCAGCTTCCTGTCGCTGTTCCCGCTGATCACCGTCGCCGCCGCGATCGGCGCCGCGCTGCTGTCCGCCGAACAGCTCGACCGGATCGAGGCGAAGATCGCCGACCAGGTCCCCGGCATCTCCGAACAGCTCGACATCGGCGGCCTCGTCGACAACGCCGGCACCGTCGGACTGGTCGCGGGCGCCGTGCTGCTCTTCACGGGCATCGGCTGGGTCGGCTCCATGCGCGAGTGCCTGCGGGCGGTCTGGGGCCTGGACGACGCCGACGAGGACAACCCGGTCCTGCGCAAGGGCAAGGACGCGGTCGTGCTGCTCGGCCTCGGCGGCGTCATGCTCGGCTCGCTCGCCGCCTCCTGGCTCGGCTCCACCGCCGTCGGCTGGTCCGCCGAACGGGTCGGCGTCTCGCACGAGGGCGCCGGCGGGATCCTGCTGGAGGCCGCCGCGGTCCTGGTGGCGGTCGTCGCCGACTTCCTGATCCTGTCGTACGTCCTGACGCTGCTGCCCGGCGTCGAGCCGCAGCGCCGCGACCTGGTGATCGCGGCGCTGCTCGGCGCGGTCGGCTTCGAGCTGCTGAAACTGCTGCTCGGCGGCTACATGAAGGGCGTCGCGGCGAAGTCGATGTACGGGGCGTTCGGCGTGCCGGTCGCCCTGCTCCTGTGGATCAACTTCATGGCGAAACTGCTGCTGTTCTGCGCGGCCTGGACGGCCACCGGCGCCAGGGCCCGGTCCGACGGCGGGGCACCCGCCGCCGACGCGGAGGCCGGCGCCCCGGCGGCCGGAGACCGGGACGCCGGAGACGGGGACGCCGGCGGCGCACCGGACGCCGGCGACCCGGACGTCAGGGATTCACGCTCTCGTCGACCGGAGGGGCCGTCCGGCCCGTAG
- a CDS encoding GtrA family protein has product MLGFLAVGGVAYAVDLGVFLWLRAAHGQDPIAAKVCSFVAGCTVAYLGNALGPYRRRAAPALREYAAFFAVNLAGAAVQLLCLAVSHHGLGLTSARADTVSGLGVGMFLATCLRFWGTRTLVFRKSPAA; this is encoded by the coding sequence GTGCTCGGATTCCTCGCGGTCGGCGGCGTGGCCTACGCCGTCGACCTGGGCGTCTTCCTGTGGCTGCGCGCCGCCCACGGCCAGGACCCGATCGCCGCCAAGGTCTGCTCCTTCGTGGCCGGCTGCACCGTCGCCTACCTCGGCAACGCCCTCGGCCCCTACCGCCGCCGCGCCGCCCCCGCCCTGCGCGAGTACGCCGCCTTCTTCGCCGTGAACCTCGCCGGCGCCGCCGTCCAGCTGCTCTGCCTCGCCGTCTCCCACCACGGCCTCGGGCTCACCTCCGCCCGCGCCGACACGGTGTCAGGGCTCGGCGTGGGCATGTTCCTGGCGACCTGTCTGCGATTCTGGGGTACGCGGACCCTGGTGTTCCGCAAGAGCCCCGCCGCCTGA
- a CDS encoding decaprenyl-phosphate phosphoribosyltransferase gives MAERTTGIAVLDPPAAAHRYPGRPGALAVARGLVRTARPRQWVKNTLVLAAPLAAGRLDSWPGAARLGLVFVLFTAAASAVYLVNDARDAEADRAHPVKRHRPVAAGLVPVPLAYATGAVLGLGAALASALLCNAMTALLLTAYLAMQLAYCVRLKHVLVVDLTVVTTGFLMRAMTGGIALGIPLSRWFLITTGFGALFMVAAKRYSEAVQMEAAGGATRALLTQYTTGYLRFVWQLAAGVAVLGYCLWALESGGVAAGSLLPWRQLSVVAFVLAVLRYAVFADRGTAGEPEDVVLRDRPLAVIGLVWAAMYGMAVADL, from the coding sequence GTGGCTGAGCGCACCACCGGGATCGCCGTCCTCGACCCGCCCGCCGCAGCACACCGGTACCCGGGGCGGCCGGGAGCCCTCGCCGTCGCCCGGGGCCTCGTGCGGACCGCCCGCCCGCGCCAGTGGGTGAAGAACACCCTCGTCCTCGCGGCCCCTCTCGCCGCGGGCCGGCTCGACTCCTGGCCCGGCGCGGCCCGGCTCGGCCTGGTCTTCGTCCTGTTCACGGCCGCCGCCTCCGCCGTCTACCTGGTCAACGACGCCCGCGACGCCGAGGCGGACCGCGCCCACCCCGTGAAACGGCACCGCCCCGTCGCCGCGGGCCTCGTCCCCGTACCCCTCGCGTACGCCACCGGCGCCGTGCTCGGCCTCGGGGCGGCGCTCGCGAGCGCCCTGCTGTGCAACGCGATGACGGCGCTGCTCCTCACCGCGTACCTCGCGATGCAACTCGCCTACTGCGTCCGCCTCAAGCACGTCCTCGTCGTCGACCTCACCGTCGTCACCACCGGCTTCCTCATGCGCGCCATGACCGGCGGGATCGCGCTCGGGATCCCGCTCTCGCGCTGGTTCCTCATCACCACGGGCTTCGGCGCGCTCTTCATGGTCGCGGCCAAGCGCTACTCCGAGGCCGTGCAGATGGAGGCCGCCGGCGGCGCGACCCGGGCGCTGCTCACCCAGTACACGACCGGCTACCTCCGCTTCGTCTGGCAGCTCGCCGCCGGGGTCGCCGTCCTCGGCTACTGCCTGTGGGCCCTGGAGAGCGGTGGCGTGGCCGCCGGCTCCCTGCTGCCGTGGCGTCAGCTCTCCGTCGTCGCCTTCGTCCTCGCCGTGCTGCGCTACGCCGTCTTCGCCGACCGCGGCACGGCGGGCGAACCCGAGGACGTCGTCCTGCGCGACCGCCCGCTCGCCGTCATCGGACTGGTGTGGGCGGCGATGTACGGCATGGCGGTCGCGGACCTGTGA
- a CDS encoding phosphatase PAP2 family protein encodes MRHRDGTVADHRVLAALRACGRRPAVAAAARALSHGGEHAALWLAAGLTAAAADPPRRAGWLRATVLIGAAHLAGSAVKQVVRRPRPCAETYAPLVRTLGRHSFPSSHAGSAAAAAVAFTALHPPARNLAVPAAAAMCLSRLVVGVHYPSDVAAGALLGAATATAGRAWVRAATGSGGRAGATGATGGGRRG; translated from the coding sequence ATGCGACACCGGGACGGGACCGTGGCCGACCACCGGGTGCTGGCCGCGCTGCGCGCCTGCGGACGGCGACCGGCCGTGGCGGCCGCCGCCCGCGCGCTCTCGCACGGCGGCGAACACGCGGCGCTCTGGCTCGCCGCCGGGCTCACCGCCGCGGCCGCGGACCCGCCGCGCCGCGCCGGCTGGCTGCGCGCGACCGTCCTGATCGGTGCCGCCCACCTGGCGGGCTCGGCCGTCAAACAGGTCGTACGACGGCCCCGGCCGTGCGCCGAGACGTACGCGCCGCTGGTGCGCACCCTCGGCCGGCACTCCTTCCCCAGCTCCCACGCCGGCTCCGCCGCCGCGGCCGCCGTCGCCTTCACCGCCCTGCACCCGCCCGCCCGGAACCTCGCCGTCCCGGCCGCCGCCGCGATGTGCCTCTCCCGCCTCGTCGTCGGCGTCCACTACCCGAGCGACGTCGCCGCGGGCGCGCTCCTCGGCGCCGCCACCGCGACGGCGGGCCGCGCGTGGGTCCGGGCGGCCACGGGGAGCGGCGGGCGCGCCGGGGCCACCGGGGCCACCGGGGGAGGCCGCCGTGGCTGA
- a CDS encoding FAD-binding oxidoreductase, which translates to MAADTHADEDFDTLTGWGRTAPTLARVIRPRTYEEAAAAVRACGARGSIARGLGRAYGDAAQNAGGAVLDMTGLARIRAVDAEAGLVVCDAGVSLHRLMEALLPLGWFVPVTPGTRYVTVGGALGADIHGKNHHVSGSFSRHVVSLDLLTADGELRTVVPGTPLFEATAGGMGLTGVILSVTLRLLPVETSLMSVDTERARDLDDLMARLTEGDHRYRYSVAWIDLLARGASTGRAVLTRGDHAPYDALPVRARRARRSPLAFRPGQLPAAPAYVPEGLLGRTGVSLFNELWYRKAPRRSTGRLQRLSSFFHPLDGVPHWNRLYGRGGFVQYQFVVGYGQEETLRRVVRRIASRGCPSFLAVLKRFGEADPGWLSFPLPGWTLALDIPASLSGLGAFLDELDEEVVAAGGRVYLAKDSRLRPELLAAMYPRLADFRELRAALDPRSVFVSDLARRLDL; encoded by the coding sequence ATGGCTGCCGACACACACGCCGACGAGGACTTCGACACCCTCACCGGCTGGGGCCGCACCGCCCCCACCCTCGCCCGCGTGATCCGCCCCCGCACGTACGAGGAGGCCGCCGCCGCCGTCCGCGCGTGCGGCGCCCGCGGGTCGATCGCGCGCGGCCTCGGCCGGGCCTACGGCGACGCCGCCCAGAACGCCGGCGGCGCCGTGCTCGACATGACCGGGCTCGCCCGGATCCGTGCCGTGGACGCCGAGGCCGGGCTGGTCGTCTGCGACGCGGGCGTCAGCCTGCACCGCCTGATGGAGGCGCTGCTGCCGCTCGGCTGGTTCGTGCCCGTCACCCCCGGCACCCGGTACGTGACCGTCGGCGGGGCGCTCGGCGCCGACATCCACGGCAAGAACCACCACGTCTCCGGCTCCTTCTCGCGGCACGTCGTCTCCCTCGACCTGCTCACCGCCGACGGGGAGCTGCGGACGGTCGTCCCCGGCACGCCCCTGTTCGAGGCCACCGCCGGCGGCATGGGGCTGACCGGGGTGATCCTGTCCGTCACCCTCCGCCTGCTGCCCGTCGAGACCTCCCTGATGAGCGTCGACACCGAACGCGCCCGTGACCTCGACGACCTGATGGCCCGTCTCACCGAGGGCGACCACCGCTACCGCTACTCCGTCGCGTGGATCGACCTGCTCGCGCGCGGCGCCTCGACCGGCCGCGCCGTCCTGACCCGCGGCGACCACGCCCCGTACGACGCCCTGCCGGTCCGCGCCCGCCGGGCCCGCCGCTCGCCGCTCGCCTTCCGGCCGGGGCAGCTGCCGGCGGCGCCCGCGTACGTCCCCGAGGGGCTGCTCGGCCGCACGGGCGTGAGCCTGTTCAACGAGCTCTGGTACCGCAAGGCCCCCCGCCGCTCCACCGGCCGCCTCCAGCGGCTCTCCTCCTTCTTCCACCCCCTCGACGGGGTCCCGCACTGGAACCGGCTGTACGGGCGCGGCGGCTTCGTGCAGTACCAGTTCGTCGTCGGGTACGGGCAGGAGGAGACCCTGCGCCGGGTCGTACGGCGGATCGCGAGCCGCGGCTGCCCGTCCTTCCTCGCCGTGCTGAAGCGCTTCGGCGAGGCGGACCCCGGCTGGCTGTCCTTCCCGCTGCCCGGCTGGACCCTCGCCCTCGACATCCCGGCCTCGCTCAGCGGCCTCGGCGCCTTCCTGGACGAGCTGGACGAGGAGGTCGTCGCCGCCGGCGGCCGGGTGTACCTCGCCAAGGACTCGCGGCTGCGGCCCGAACTGCTCGCCGCGATGTACCCGCGGCTCGCCGACTTCCGCGAGCTGCGGGCCGCCCTCGACCCGCGGTCCGTCTTCGTCTCTGACCTGGCCCGTCGCCTCGACCTCTAG
- a CDS encoding decaprenylphospho-beta-D-erythro-pentofuranosid-2-ulose 2-reductase, which produces MKDAFGAPQSLLVLGGTSEIGLATARRLIARRTRTVWLAGRPSPALTAAAESLRALGAEVHTVPFDALDTESHEERLGKLFTEGDIDMVLLAFGVLGDQARDEADPLAAVRVAQTNYTGAVSAGLVCAQALQAQGHGSLVVLSSVAGERARRANFIYGSSKAGLDAFAQGLGDALHGTGVHVMVVRPGFVRSKMTEGLAEAPLATTPEAVATAIELGLRRRSETVWVPGTLRMVMAALRHVPRPLFRRLPV; this is translated from the coding sequence GTGAAGGACGCCTTCGGCGCCCCCCAGTCCCTGCTCGTTCTCGGCGGCACCTCCGAGATCGGGCTCGCCACCGCGCGCCGGCTGATCGCCCGCCGCACCCGCACGGTGTGGCTGGCCGGGCGCCCCTCCCCCGCCCTGACCGCCGCCGCGGAGTCGCTGCGCGCGCTCGGCGCCGAGGTGCACACCGTGCCGTTCGACGCCCTGGACACCGAGTCCCACGAGGAGCGGCTCGGCAAGCTCTTCACGGAGGGCGACATCGACATGGTGCTGCTCGCCTTCGGCGTCCTCGGCGACCAGGCGCGCGACGAGGCCGACCCGCTCGCCGCCGTCCGGGTCGCCCAGACCAACTACACGGGAGCGGTCTCGGCCGGTCTGGTCTGCGCCCAGGCCCTCCAGGCGCAGGGGCACGGTTCGCTGGTGGTGCTGTCGTCGGTGGCCGGCGAGCGGGCCCGGCGGGCCAACTTCATCTACGGCTCCTCCAAGGCCGGGCTCGACGCCTTCGCGCAGGGCCTCGGGGACGCGCTGCACGGCACCGGGGTGCACGTGATGGTGGTGCGGCCCGGCTTCGTCCGCTCGAAGATGACCGAGGGCCTGGCGGAGGCGCCGCTGGCGACCACCCCGGAGGCGGTCGCGACGGCCATCGAGCTGGGACTGCGGCGCCGCTCGGAGACGGTGTGGGTGCCGGGCACGCTGCGGATGGTGATGGCGGCGCTGCGACACGTACCGAGGCCGCTGTTCCGGCGCCTTCCGGTGTGA
- a CDS encoding 2'-5' RNA ligase family protein, with protein MGTVTIGVSIAVPEPHGSLLQERRAGFGDPAAHGIPTHVTLLPPTEVDRERLPGIEAHLAGIAAVSDPFTMRLEGTGTFRPLSPVVFVKLVEGALGCDRLQQRIRDEAGPVPRELQFPYHPHVTVAHGIPDAAMDRAFEELAGYTAQWTCRSFALYEQGADEVWRKLYDYEFGSGRTASAVPAQGGSPVESPAASPAR; from the coding sequence GTGGGGACCGTAACGATCGGTGTCTCGATCGCGGTCCCGGAGCCTCACGGCAGCCTGCTCCAGGAGCGGCGCGCGGGCTTCGGGGATCCCGCCGCGCACGGCATTCCCACCCATGTCACGCTGCTCCCGCCGACCGAGGTGGACCGGGAGCGGCTGCCCGGGATCGAGGCGCACCTCGCCGGGATCGCGGCGGTCAGCGACCCGTTCACGATGCGCCTGGAAGGCACCGGAACGTTCCGGCCGCTGTCCCCGGTCGTCTTCGTGAAGCTCGTCGAGGGCGCCCTCGGCTGCGACCGGCTCCAGCAGCGCATCCGCGACGAGGCCGGCCCGGTCCCGCGCGAGCTGCAGTTCCCGTACCACCCGCACGTCACCGTCGCCCACGGCATCCCCGACGCGGCGATGGACCGCGCCTTCGAGGAGCTGGCCGGTTACACGGCGCAGTGGACCTGTCGCTCCTTCGCGCTGTACGAGCAGGGCGCCGACGAGGTGTGGCGCAAGCTCTACGACTACGAGTTCGGCAGCGGCCGGACCGCCTCGGCCGTCCCGGCCCAGGGCGGAAGCCCGGTCGAGAGCCCGGCCGCGTCTCCCGCGCGCTGA
- the trpS gene encoding tryptophan--tRNA ligase: MASERPRVLSGIQPTAGSFHLGNYLGAVRQWVALQESHDAFYMVVDLHAITVPQDPAELRANTRLAAAQLLAAGLDPERCTLFVQSHVPEHAQLGWVMNCLTGFGEASRMTQFKDKSAKQGADRATVGLFTYPILQVADILLYQANEVPVGEDQRQHIELTRDLAERFNGRFGETFTIPAPYILKETAKIYDLQDPAIKMSKSASTPKGLINLLDDPKTTAKKVKSAVTDTDTVIRFDPENKAGVSNLLTIMSVLTETSVADLEKSYEGKMYGALKTDLAEVMVDFVTPFRTRTQEYLDDPETLDSVLAKGAEKARAVAAETLAQTYAKVGFLPAKH, encoded by the coding sequence ATGGCCTCTGAACGTCCTCGCGTGCTCTCCGGAATCCAGCCCACGGCAGGCTCGTTCCACCTCGGCAACTACCTCGGTGCGGTGCGTCAGTGGGTCGCGCTGCAGGAGTCCCACGACGCCTTCTACATGGTGGTGGACCTGCACGCGATCACGGTCCCGCAGGACCCCGCGGAGCTGCGCGCCAACACCCGGCTCGCCGCCGCCCAGCTGCTCGCCGCCGGCCTCGACCCGGAGCGCTGCACCCTCTTCGTCCAGAGCCACGTCCCCGAGCACGCGCAGCTCGGCTGGGTCATGAACTGCCTCACCGGCTTCGGCGAGGCCTCCCGCATGACCCAGTTCAAGGACAAGTCCGCCAAGCAGGGCGCCGACCGCGCCACCGTCGGCCTCTTCACGTACCCGATCCTCCAGGTCGCCGACATCCTGCTCTACCAGGCGAACGAGGTCCCGGTCGGCGAGGACCAGCGCCAGCACATCGAGCTGACCCGCGACCTCGCGGAGCGGTTCAACGGACGCTTCGGCGAGACGTTCACGATCCCGGCGCCGTACATCCTCAAGGAGACGGCGAAGATCTACGACCTCCAGGACCCGGCGATCAAGATGAGCAAGTCGGCGTCCACGCCGAAGGGCCTCATCAACCTCCTCGACGACCCGAAGACGACCGCGAAGAAGGTCAAGAGCGCGGTCACGGACACCGACACGGTCATCCGCTTCGACCCGGAGAACAAGGCCGGCGTCTCCAACCTGCTGACGATCATGTCCGTGCTCACCGAGACGTCGGTCGCGGACCTGGAGAAGAGCTACGAGGGCAAGATGTACGGCGCCCTCAAGACCGACCTGGCCGAGGTCATGGTGGACTTCGTCACGCCGTTCCGGACCCGCACCCAGGAATACCTGGACGACCCCGAGACGCTGGACTCGGTCCTGGCCAAGGGCGCAGAGAAGGCGCGGGCGGTCGCCGCGGAGACGCTGGCGCAGACCTACGCGAAGGTGGGCTTCCTGCCCGCCAAGCACTGA
- a CDS encoding RNA polymerase sigma factor, with protein MWEPIPDCRCIRGVRTREESRQGARGGSPEGSGDGSRAGSRRESGEGGVVEDEAAVIARVRAGEAEAYAELVRAHTGVALRAAVACGAGADAEDVVQQAFFKAYRSLGRFKEGASFRPWLLSIVANETRNTLRSAGRQRAVAGREAELLAGEPLIPEGADPAVAAEELERRRQLLAALDALGEEHRLVVVHRYLLELDEGETAAALGWPRGTVKSRLSRALKKLGARLPEEGGEEHG; from the coding sequence GTGTGGGAACCGATCCCGGACTGCCGGTGTATCAGAGGTGTGAGGACGCGGGAGGAGAGCCGGCAGGGGGCTCGGGGCGGGTCTCCGGAGGGGTCCGGGGACGGATCCCGGGCCGGGTCCCGGCGGGAGTCTGGGGAGGGGGGCGTCGTCGAGGACGAGGCCGCGGTGATCGCACGCGTACGCGCCGGGGAGGCCGAGGCGTACGCGGAGCTGGTCCGCGCCCACACGGGGGTCGCGCTGCGTGCGGCGGTGGCCTGCGGGGCGGGCGCCGACGCCGAGGACGTGGTGCAGCAGGCCTTCTTCAAGGCGTACCGCTCGCTGGGGCGCTTCAAGGAAGGGGCGTCGTTCCGGCCGTGGCTGCTGAGCATCGTGGCCAATGAGACGAGGAACACACTGCGCTCGGCGGGCCGGCAGCGGGCGGTGGCGGGCCGGGAGGCGGAGCTGCTCGCGGGCGAGCCGCTGATACCGGAGGGCGCGGACCCGGCGGTGGCGGCGGAGGAGCTGGAGCGGCGGCGGCAGTTGCTTGCGGCGCTCGACGCTCTGGGCGAGGAGCACCGCCTGGTGGTGGTCCACCGCTATCTGCTGGAGCTGGACGAGGGGGAGACGGCCGCGGCGCTGGGCTGGCCGCGGGGGACGGTGAAGTCCCGGCTGAGCCGGGCGCTGAAGAAGCTGGGAGCACGGCTTCCGGAGGAAGGGGGTGAGGAGCATGGGTGA
- the rocD gene encoding ornithine--oxo-acid transaminase, whose protein sequence is MSRTQDEIAAADAHSAHNYHPLPVVVATAEGAWMTDVEGRRFLDLLAGYSALNFGHGNRRLIDAARAQLERVTLTSRAFQHDRFAEFCARLAELCGKEMVLPMNTGAEAVETAVKTARKWGYEVKGVPDGHAKIVVAANNFHGRTTTIVSFSTDHEARDHYGPYTPGFEIVPYGDLTALESAVTENTVAVLLEPIQGEAGVLVPPAGYLRGVRELTTRRNVLFMADEIQSGLGRTGKTFACEHEDVVPDVYILGKALGGGVVPVSAVVADADVLGVFRPGEHGSTFGGNPLACAVGLEVIAMLRTGEYQQRATELGEHLHAELGLLVGGGAVEAVRGRGLWAGVDIVPAKGTGREISERLMERGVLVKDTHGSTIRIAPPLVIGKEDLDWGLEQLRAVLSA, encoded by the coding sequence GTGTCGAGGACGCAAGACGAGATCGCTGCCGCGGACGCGCACAGCGCCCACAACTACCACCCGCTGCCGGTGGTGGTCGCCACCGCCGAAGGGGCGTGGATGACCGATGTCGAGGGGCGCCGCTTCCTCGACCTGCTCGCCGGGTACTCGGCGCTGAACTTCGGCCACGGCAACCGGCGCCTCATCGACGCCGCCAGGGCCCAGCTGGAGCGGGTGACGCTCACCTCGCGCGCCTTCCAGCACGACCGGTTCGCCGAGTTCTGCGCGCGCCTGGCCGAGCTGTGCGGCAAGGAGATGGTGCTGCCGATGAACACGGGGGCGGAGGCCGTGGAGACGGCGGTGAAGACCGCCCGCAAGTGGGGGTACGAGGTGAAGGGCGTGCCGGACGGGCACGCGAAGATCGTGGTGGCGGCCAACAACTTCCACGGCCGGACCACGACGATCGTCAGCTTCTCCACGGACCACGAGGCGCGCGACCATTACGGCCCCTACACGCCGGGGTTCGAGATCGTGCCGTACGGGGACCTGACCGCGCTGGAGAGCGCAGTCACGGAGAACACCGTGGCGGTGCTGCTGGAACCGATCCAGGGGGAGGCGGGGGTCCTGGTCCCGCCGGCCGGTTATCTGCGCGGGGTGCGGGAGCTGACGACCCGGCGGAACGTGCTGTTCATGGCGGACGAGATCCAGTCGGGCCTGGGCCGCACGGGGAAGACCTTCGCGTGCGAGCACGAGGACGTGGTGCCGGACGTCTACATCCTCGGCAAGGCGCTCGGCGGCGGCGTGGTGCCGGTGTCGGCGGTGGTCGCGGACGCGGACGTGCTCGGGGTGTTCCGGCCCGGGGAGCACGGGTCGACCTTCGGGGGCAATCCGCTGGCCTGTGCGGTGGGCCTGGAGGTGATCGCGATGCTGCGCACCGGCGAGTACCAGCAGCGGGCGACCGAGCTGGGCGAGCACCTGCACGCGGAGCTGGGCCTGCTGGTGGGCGGCGGGGCCGTGGAGGCGGTGCGCGGGCGCGGCCTGTGGGCGGGCGTGGACATCGTCCCCGCGAAGGGCACGGGCCGGGAGATCTCGGAACGGCTGATGGAGCGGGGCGTGCTGGTGAAGGACACCCACGGCTCGACGATCCGCATCGCGCCGCCGCTGGTGATCGGCAAGGAGGACCTGGACTGGGGCCTGGAACAGCTCCGGGCGGTTCTGTCGGCCTGA